atATGTGAAGGTTATCCCTACGAATCTCCGGAGAGCACAGACGAGCACGGCCACAGTCCGGAGATGAACCACGATGAAGACAACGGCAGCCCGGAGTTGCCCAATCTTCTTTTCGATCGCGTGCCTTCTCTCTGACCACGAGGTCCAACACTCTCCACTGCGAGGCCGCCTCACTCACAGCCTGTGTGACTTTATATTCCAAAAAAACTACTGCTTCATCTACGTAACCAAACACTCTCTTGTaggggacattttttttatcatcatttgTTCTATTTTGTTATTAATCTAGCTCTCGATTCTTTCTGTACAGTAGAGGGAGATCACAAAAACACGTTTGTGAAACTGTCTGTTCatgattttcttattttatatttgtgtatacaAAAGGACCATGAGCAGAGAAGCCAAAGGAAAGGGAACAAGGATAGTTAGCACTTCACAATGAAAAGCTGCCCCCCTCTCTATTGCTCCTTTATGCTATGTTGGGGCCCTCACtacctgattttattttagtagtcataatatatacaaaaaaatgtagagATAAAGAAACAGGTTGCTAATAAAAGGAAATTGTTCACTGCCAACATGATCTGATATTTGTAAGTAATCAattgatgaaaacaaaatgtagtctttttttcattcctTCCACAAACACTGCTGAATTCGCTCCTATCGAGTAGATAACATAGATTTACCATTATTGTAAAGCAATGCAACTCTATGAATAATAAATCCCTCATGAAAAATGTGgatactgtgtgtgtcttttatctAGTTTTATGATTGCTTTGGCGGTAAGCGGTGTCTCACATTATGATGTTATGGCTCCTAACAGCCCCACTCCTCTCAGTAATGACATGTAATGGAAGAGAGAAAATGCTCTGGCTGGCAGATTTTCCACCGTGGTGTGTTTACGTTTTTGTAAATGCTATAAATTCAGCCGTTTACTGTCGGCAGATGAAGCACTGGTTGCGGCAACATATTAAACTGCGGTACAATCATTACATATAAATGATAATGTTATCTGTTATCACTCAATGTATGCAGGTGTTTGATAGAGACACTCGGCTTGACTTTCCATTGACATAATGACATAATTGAATGGATCTTCCATGCATTATGTATCACAGATCTGTAGTTGTGCTTCCTGATAGGCGGTTATTGATTCATGTGGAGTGTTGTCACATTGTGGGTGTGTGCCTGATGACGGGAGGTACTGAAGCTCACAAAGGGGTTCACAGTTGCAGCTGCTACCGATCCCACTGTTGGATATTTAACCAGTAAAGACAGGTAACCTTAAAAGTAAATCTTTTTGACAGAATTACTCTTTTTTAACAATGGGTTGTGTTCCTTTTCTACCATGCATATTCCTTGCACGTTAACAGGATTTTGTGATTTATTGCAGTCTGTCTTTGGTGAAGCTTTTTGGGTTGTTATGATACCATTATTCAGGCAGTGCTTTGTGTGTCACTCTGTGTTCTCTCCACTCTGCATAAGATGACCGCTCATTTAAAGCTTCCTGTGAAAAATCAGGATGGATTGGAGCTTGAGAAAATAGAGGACCATGTGTGTGATGGTATGTTGTTTGTCTGATCAGGCTAAATACCGCTTGAATGAAGTTATTGTTAGTCACAACCAGAATAAAACTGCAGTGTGATTGATGGATGAGGTGGAGGAGTATATTTtcacacagtatttattttcctcctgcCCAATTTAATCCAGGAAACTAGATCCAAATAAAAGCTTGCAAATCAATAATCTCTCCTCGCTGAAGTTTTATTGAGCAAGCCTCCTCCATTATGCGCTTCAAGTCTCACCTCCCTGAAATAATGCATGTTAATGGTGCCCTGAATTATTAAAACTGCCTCATAGAGGATCTGAGTAACTTATCTAACATATACAACACTGTGAGGGGAACCATCAGTGCTTTCctatgattttttttcccaaatcATTAATTCTTTCAAAGGCAGCATCCCTCAGACAGTGATGGAGAATCCACCCAGAAAGATGACGGGCAGGTCGGTCAGTGCTGTGTGCAGACTGAGCACCATTTcagaacaagaacaagacaaGCTAGACACCGATCCCAGTTCCCGTGATCCCCTGGGTGGCAGTGAGTGGGGCGGATCCGGCTTCTCCATGTGTTCCGACAAGTTGAAGAACAGCAGCAGTCATTTGTCCTCTGATGATTCATACCAGCCAGGAGGTGGAGGTACTGTTTTTATAATACTCCTTAAATACAACACTTGATGAAGTAGGAATCATTGAAACTGTGGTGTCATTAACAAGATTATAAAGGGTGTATGTAgttgatatttatatttaggtGGACTGGATGACCCATCCCAGTTCAGAAATTAAACtgtcaataacatgtttaaacAATCCTTAAaatcatctttaaataaaatctgtaCTTCATTGGTAGCtggtttaatatttatttaatattccattcttCTACCTCGTAATTGCAACCAGATGACTGTGCAGGACTTCTCCTCGCCTGCCTGCATTGCCGTTTCCATGAGTTTTTGTTTCTCATACCGGATACATGTGAGAGGGCCGTGAGTCGCTGTTTCCCCTCTTACAAATACATCACAGCGTCCAGTGAAAGAGAGCATCAGGGACAGGAATGCTGCAATTACAAGCTGGAACTGGACTGTAACTGCTGTGGCTCCTGTCAGGACGCAGGAGAACTCATAGAGCTGGCCATGGAGATATCAGAAGTCTGCTATCGCTGAGGAATGACTTCAAACTTAACCACAAACATTATAAATCTTGAATGCTCAACAAACCGAATTACCGTCTTGTCTTATAAACACAAATTGCAtgaattcttgttttttttgttatcatgtTTATAAAGCACTGAATGCACCAAGATACATTTCTGATCttctgctacattatgaaccatccaaaactctcaggtcttctgggatgggtctgctttctgtccccagagtcaccgaactaaacatggagaagcagcgttcagttaaTGTGCTCAtatgtcatttttaatgtgtttctgttgcactaTATCTTAATGAATGTAATgtttgccttgtgttgaaatgtgttatAGCCTATTAATAAACGCGCCTTGCCTCATGGGAAATTCATATGGTGTGTAGCTTTTGTGCTTCCTCTTAACTCACCCACCAAGAACTGCCCTGTGTGTGattgaggagaggagagtgcaAGTTGAACCATTTTCTATGTCCTTTTGACCGACATCCAGTACCTTTTCAGTGTCATTCCATAAAGCATGACGGCTATTGGATGTTAAAATGTTAGTACAGAACGGAAATAGATTGATATTATGCATAAACATGACTTTCTATCGTAAACTATTGTAAGAAACGACCCTATAATAC
The Eleginops maclovinus isolate JMC-PN-2008 ecotype Puerto Natales chromosome 1, JC_Emac_rtc_rv5, whole genome shotgun sequence genome window above contains:
- the LOC134861287 gene encoding myoD family inhibitor domain-containing protein 2-like; the protein is MENPPRKMTGRSVSAVCRLSTISEQEQDKLDTDPSSRDPLGGSEWGGSGFSMCSDKLKNSSSHLSSDDSYQPGGGDDCAGLLLACLHCRFHEFLFLIPDTCERAVSRCFPSYKYITASSEREHQGQECCNYKLELDCNCCGSCQDAGELIELAMEISEVCYR